A single region of the Malaclemys terrapin pileata isolate rMalTer1 chromosome 4, rMalTer1.hap1, whole genome shotgun sequence genome encodes:
- the LOC128836887 gene encoding zinc finger protein 629-like isoform X1 — protein MQRGEEPCVPVLQGAEGREIPRVACTVGARMEGKSPKKEGPTGAEPYWMSQSIKQEEGSGAGWPEEINAMSPEEIGIRMMMEHNRAQLGESPYSCSDCEKSFSQSSHLVQHQRIHTGQKPYKCTDCGKSFVLSSNLLEHQRIHTGERPYKCDQCEKTFSQSSHLFQHQRIHTGERPYQCTECGKSFNRNYTLVKHYHTHIGEQPFICSECGKSFSLGSFAQHVRTHTGEKPYSCAECGKSFSSSSNLSQHRRIHTGEKPYSCGHCGKSFSQSSNLIKHRRIHTGERPYSCPECGKTFNQSSSLMQHRRIHRGERPYECTECGKRFSVSSHLVEHRRIHRGEKPYKCVDCGKSFGCNSSLMKHQRIHTGERPYKCPECGKCFIDSSKLNNHRRTHTGERPYKCTDCGKGFGDSSALMKHQRTHTK, from the coding sequence taGGTGCCAGGATGGAGGGGAAGAGTCCAAAGAAGGAAGGGCCTACGGGAGCAGAGCCATACTGGATGTCCCAGAGCATTAAGCAAGAAGAGGGCAGCGGGGCTGGATGGCCGGAGGAGATCAACGCGATGTCTCCAGAGGAGATCGGCATCAGGATGATGATGGAGCACAAccgagcccagctgggggagagCCCCTACAGCTGCTCGGACTGCGAGAAgagcttcagccagagctcccaCCTGGTCCagcaccagcgcatccacacgGGCCAGAAGCCCTACAAATGCACCGACTGCGGAAAGAGCTTTGTTCTCAGCTCCAACCTCCTGGagcaccagcgcatccacaccggggagcgccCCTACAAGTGCGACCAGTGTGAAAAGACCTTCAGCCAGAGTTCCCACCTCTTCCagcaccagcgcatccacacgGGTGAGCGGCCCTACCAATGTACCGAGTGCGGGAAGAGTTTCAACCGCAATTACACCCTGGTGAAGCATTACCACACCCACATCGGGGAGCAGCCCTTCATCTGCAGcgagtgcgggaagagcttcagccTCGGCTCCTTCGCCCAGCACGTCCGCACCCACACGGGCGAAAAGCCCTACAGCTGTGCTGAGTGCGGTAAGAGTTTCAGCAGCAGTTCCAACTTGAGCCAGCACCGGCGCATCCACACCGGGGAGAAACCCTACAGCTGTGGCcactgcgggaaaagcttcagccagagctccaACCTCATCAAGCACCGGCGCATCCACACCGGAGAGAGACCCTACAGCTGCCCCGAGTGCGGCAAGACCTTCAACCAGAGCTCGTCACTCATGCAGCACCGGCGGATCCACCGTGGCGAGCGGCCCTACGAGTGCACCGAGTGCGGGAAGCGCTTCAGCGTCAGCTCCCACCTGGTGGAGCACCGGCGGATCCACCGGGGCGAAAAGCCTTACAAGTGTGTCGACTGCGGGAAGAGCTTTGGCTGCAACTCATCCCTGATGAAAcaccagcgcatccacaccggggagcggccctacAAGTGCCCTGAGTGTGGGAAGTGCTTCATCGACAGCTCCAAGCTCAACAACCACCGGCGCACCCACACCGGAGAGCGGCCCTACAAATGCACCGACTGCGGGAAGGGCTTTGGAGACAGCTCCGCGCTCATGAAGCACCAGAGGACGCACACCAAGTAG
- the LOC128836887 gene encoding zinc finger protein 436-like isoform X2: MQRGEEPCVPVLQGAEGREIPRVACTGARMEGKSPKKEGPTGAEPYWMSQSIKQEEGSGAGWPEEINAMSPEEIGIRMMMEHNRAQLGESPYSCSDCEKSFSQSSHLVQHQRIHTGQKPYKCTDCGKSFVLSSNLLEHQRIHTGERPYKCDQCEKTFSQSSHLFQHQRIHTGERPYQCTECGKSFNRNYTLVKHYHTHIGEQPFICSECGKSFSLGSFAQHVRTHTGEKPYSCAECGKSFSSSSNLSQHRRIHTGEKPYSCGHCGKSFSQSSNLIKHRRIHTGERPYSCPECGKTFNQSSSLMQHRRIHRGERPYECTECGKRFSVSSHLVEHRRIHRGEKPYKCVDCGKSFGCNSSLMKHQRIHTGERPYKCPECGKCFIDSSKLNNHRRTHTGERPYKCTDCGKGFGDSSALMKHQRTHTK; this comes from the coding sequence GTGCCAGGATGGAGGGGAAGAGTCCAAAGAAGGAAGGGCCTACGGGAGCAGAGCCATACTGGATGTCCCAGAGCATTAAGCAAGAAGAGGGCAGCGGGGCTGGATGGCCGGAGGAGATCAACGCGATGTCTCCAGAGGAGATCGGCATCAGGATGATGATGGAGCACAAccgagcccagctgggggagagCCCCTACAGCTGCTCGGACTGCGAGAAgagcttcagccagagctcccaCCTGGTCCagcaccagcgcatccacacgGGCCAGAAGCCCTACAAATGCACCGACTGCGGAAAGAGCTTTGTTCTCAGCTCCAACCTCCTGGagcaccagcgcatccacaccggggagcgccCCTACAAGTGCGACCAGTGTGAAAAGACCTTCAGCCAGAGTTCCCACCTCTTCCagcaccagcgcatccacacgGGTGAGCGGCCCTACCAATGTACCGAGTGCGGGAAGAGTTTCAACCGCAATTACACCCTGGTGAAGCATTACCACACCCACATCGGGGAGCAGCCCTTCATCTGCAGcgagtgcgggaagagcttcagccTCGGCTCCTTCGCCCAGCACGTCCGCACCCACACGGGCGAAAAGCCCTACAGCTGTGCTGAGTGCGGTAAGAGTTTCAGCAGCAGTTCCAACTTGAGCCAGCACCGGCGCATCCACACCGGGGAGAAACCCTACAGCTGTGGCcactgcgggaaaagcttcagccagagctccaACCTCATCAAGCACCGGCGCATCCACACCGGAGAGAGACCCTACAGCTGCCCCGAGTGCGGCAAGACCTTCAACCAGAGCTCGTCACTCATGCAGCACCGGCGGATCCACCGTGGCGAGCGGCCCTACGAGTGCACCGAGTGCGGGAAGCGCTTCAGCGTCAGCTCCCACCTGGTGGAGCACCGGCGGATCCACCGGGGCGAAAAGCCTTACAAGTGTGTCGACTGCGGGAAGAGCTTTGGCTGCAACTCATCCCTGATGAAAcaccagcgcatccacaccggggagcggccctacAAGTGCCCTGAGTGTGGGAAGTGCTTCATCGACAGCTCCAAGCTCAACAACCACCGGCGCACCCACACCGGAGAGCGGCCCTACAAATGCACCGACTGCGGGAAGGGCTTTGGAGACAGCTCCGCGCTCATGAAGCACCAGAGGACGCACACCAAGTAG